Within the Periplaneta americana isolate PAMFEO1 chromosome 6, P.americana_PAMFEO1_priV1, whole genome shotgun sequence genome, the region aatatttgtagtaatgagatggtacaataatatattttcaagacagtttagtattttagcaaGACAATCGATATTTTATTCTataagagtactttatttcttctaatcattATATACCTACTTTCTATTAACCATGTAATAGTTTagggcagcggtggcgaaaatgtaatcgtgcgccgagccactgtgtaacctgcaacgtgcacagcacctatggagggaggcggacacccgaaggggaagtgaagcagctgcctgacttattaacggattttcattttccttacgtcaagcacttaagtataattttatacagtacaaggctacaaactaatgtttattacgtgtaacgaagaaagaaatgaacaataaatgaacaatatcacaacttaaaattaactgtcttcagaatgtctctgcgacagagtttcaaaatcatgaattatgttacttactgccagtcgtagttgatcacgaaggtatttgtctgtcagtcatgatctaaatttggtttttactattttcattgttgaaaataatttttcataaacgtaagttgtagcgaacatggcttcaaaagagcaagcgaaagaacgaagcttcggatatttattttttggcaaagatttgaaagttcaacatttgtcaagtccttacatctagctttcatttgacatcacatagtaaatcagtgagttcaaattgaagagctaaccgcatctgttgaaaaagggtcgacgtacagagaagatggtgatggtgatggtggtgatggtggtgatgatgatgatgatgatgatgatgatgatgatgatgataacgacaataacacttaaccttttaatgtttcatcagtaacatgtagtataataccgttttatgttatacaaccgttttcctcgtaatacttgtgaacaaatcatacatttaatattctcatcatactgacagcaaaaaaaatgcgtcctcccatcctacttgaaactttcgtacatggtttcgagagagacatatgccactcgcaggtcagagacaaatacaaatggaacggagtttgactccagtgagtgagagggtgggggttggcgtaGGTTAAAAGCAAGcgacatgcacagctatcactgtgagccacaatgtctcgcgagtcacgctctcgccacggctggtctagggttgcagaactggggaagagaggggtggaaacatggggaaagagttcgtttCCCCATCCATAATGTCGTAGCCTTCAGTGATGAATgttagattattatttatttagaagtcgttacgtttctatgaagcatttggcaacatcacggctgctgcaataactgaCAAAAAAACACAGTAGACAATAGTAGTTAATCAGTTTGCAGTTAAACATTGTGTACAAGATATACATAAAACCCTTAGCAAAAGGGGAAAACTCACTCAATGATCAATCTTCGTATTTTTGCAGGAATTGGCTAATACTTTGAAGTCGGCCTCGGGAAAGCTGTACCCTCTTAAATGCGACGTCACCAAAGAGGAAGAAGTTAAGGAAGCATTCCAGTGGGTGAAGGCTAACCTCGGAGGCGTACATATTCTGGTTAACAATGCTGGAGTTGCCTCTGATAACACGTTGTCAGGTAAGCCTATTCACGTAATACGAAAACATCTTAAATGGTGTTATACAATTAATTTAGTTAACTCGACGAAAGTGAATCTACGATCATACTCGTATTTAACTTAGTGATTTATATTATTACGAAATCAATTGAACAGCGATTTTGTTGTGCTACTTTTGTTACCATGATTTCGTATCTTAGCAACcatattatacatttaaaaatgattgtcTATTGTCACATTAGAAGACTAAGTACAAGATTTAATTGTAACTTAATTACTTTGTGTTTATGGTAAAAATTCTGTTCAAGAactgctttgttttgtctcgTAGTGCTGTTGAAAACGAATTTTCTCTCGGCAATCTTTCTGTCGCGCTTAAAAAACAGAAGCCGTTGCTTTATTTGCTTTACATGCAATTCCTCTCCTCTTTTGAGTTGATTTTCATTCAAAATCTGTTTACGAGAGCAAAATGTGTGTCACACACTGCATTTGATCGTCAAGACAGAAGCATGTAAAATCCATTTCATgtactttaaaatttatttatttatttatttagtttatttatttatttatttatttatactttcatgtatatatatattactaatatgcttatttacttactttgctggcgttaaggccatcaggctttctcttctaCACCATATCATGCAAATCAATCTAATATAATAACGTgcgacaaaatgaatataatataaaaaacataactgtactgtatatacaagtagaaatgttgaataataaacAAAACAGGCAAAACGAATGCAAATTTTAAAGTTTCGGAGAACGAGTAACAAAaagcacattaaaaaaaaacactgacgCAACAACGAGAAATGTTATGGGAACATTTTGGACACAATTAGAGACATTTAAGAAACTCTTTCAGCACAAGAAACCTAAGTGTTATTCTACAAAaagtttaattgaaaaaaatgtaaagtttTACTCACAAAGTCTCCCTTAACAGCAACACGTTACAACAAAATATGTcctcttttaatataataataataataataataataataataataataaaattaataataataataataataatgatttattttagctggcagagttaaggccgtaaggccttctcttccactcaaccagcaaaaagtgtatatacctatgcatgaacttacaaagaatttaacaatttgatttagatgagagctacatgtatacaagagttatttacgaattaaacaacaaaatactacgagctattaattaaacactgaaataaactgtgtagcagaattaaactaaaatacatagaatgttaatatatttcaaataatattagataatagaaagagattattatgagacaattttgaaaatacagcacaatcaggatgatgtctaaagaaaaaagtaacaatgtagtcagtgatattttaaatcagtatgattggagtgaaatgctaataaggttatcttttaagctgttcttaaagatgtttgttgtcttgcagcccctaatactttgtgacaaggaattccattgacgcgaggtggatattgtaaaagatgatgaataacaagatgttctatgaagagctatacttagcgtgccacagataagtgatctggtatttacgtcgtggttagagtatagataggagaaacgagacgaaaggtaatttggtgttgaggtgtgcagaattcgaaagagtaaagacaaagagtgtaaagttctgcgttctttaagtcggagccacgaaagacttgcgaaggacggtgatatgtgatcatatcgtcggatgttgcacacgtatctgacgcacatattctgagctcgctgtaacttgactgacagttcagaacttaggtcacttaacaaaacgtcacaataatcgaagtgcggcattactagggtttgtaagttttagttgctggggcaagaatgACTATGACTATGTTTTGCAGACGGTCCAGTGGAAAAGTGGAGGAAAATATTGGACCTCAATGTCCTGGCCCTCAGCATGTGCACCAAAGAGGCTCTGCAGTCCATGAAGGAGAAAGGCGTGGACGACGGTCACATCGTACACATCAACAGGTTAGTGACGTGTCTGTCTTTAGTACAAGGCTTAGCCGTATACACTGTAGCTAACAAGAACAATTTCTGCAGCGTTGCAGGTCACTCGGTAGGGGACCGGCTCCAGATGTATTCGGCATCCAAACACGCCGTCACGGCCCTTACTGAAGGTCTTCGCCGTGAGCTGGTGAACCAGAAGTCCAAGATCCGAGTCACTGTAAGTGTAACCATCTTGTTCCTTGTATGCTTGAAGcatctttgcattaaaatattctgtacattttttttaacaagttGCTACTACGGAAACATTTGCATGTTAAACAACAGCAACTGATTTTTCCTCCACTCGCGTTCTTTTTCTTGAATACTTCTATTTGTCATTATACTGTATCAGAGCATTCGAaaattacagggacatcattttatttttacttcaatttttattgtacctgagtttttgaatgtacttcactcccaccccttccactaatgaagttcaactgttctccacacagatccaagaacgcgtatacagtcatagtagcctcaccgtcacagtacgttccaaaaatatgttcgcgttttccaatgacgaaagagctttcaatattgtatcattttcgcacaggtactgtcgtccatttgcctacgtcgcattccggttttctctaacagcttctattcgcctctctgtaaaggctagtggctgggctgtcttatctcttttctgagaacattaatttctgttagaaattggacatacgtaatattatacccataaaactgtttaaaataacttaaataaacgggcctcgttaagtaattaactgtcacgtgatttccgtcctttctacgatcctgcgacataatcacttggacggacagtagatagcatgtctgggtaattttatcttttcggatcgagcagaagtgaagattgaatttacagtacgtgaggtactcttttacagagtaggtacaaaattatttcaacatgagttactagtacgaaggacgaaactggtaattggaattacacacattagaactggattctgtatcaaaatgaaccgccaccattttgaaaaatgtgtttaaatatccatattatgattatttttcaatttaacttcattctctatagtgtacgctaatgtgctgtagacagtataatatacactgcataatgaaaaagtccgtatggacagctcagttcgtgagtaaaaacactcattgttaatactgtactgtattctgattaaacaaaaacgtaatgaaaattataaaactcaaaagcgtgatatttcctagtttacgtaaatggatgaactacttttcttccctcctatacctagtaaagtgatttgtttgtatattacgccatcgaactccagtcgtggaagggagtagcaaccgttgatccaaaggtatagccaggttaatatcagaaatgttagtaaaaataaaatgatgtccctgtacaacggtAACATAGTGTTtcgcactaaatttatttaggtttatTTTGGCATCACATACTTCAAATATGCCGTGTCAACAATACGTGGCCAAATTCTTGAAAGACGGGGTATTCCATCTGCAGTATTATTTCCGTATATGTCTCACACTGCTCGATCTAAAGCTCTTTGCACGTCAACTTTtcattgaaagcgaatgcctcactTCCACCTACCTTTCAATAGTTCAGTATGATACGACTTCTCTTACACAAATTTCTTGTAATGCCCTCAAGTAATGAGTTGCATTTCTTCCTCTTGTGACTTGAATTTTTATGAAGAGCCTATTGAACATTTTTGGGGCTGTATTACTTACTAAAAATCATAAacaatcacttacttacttacaaatggcttttaaggaacccggaggttcattgccgccctcacataagcccgccagcggtccctatcctgtgcaagattaatccagtctctatcatcataacccacctccctcaaatccattttaatattatcctcccatctacgtctcggcctccctaaaggtctttttccctccggtctcccaactaacactctatatgcatttctggattcgcccatacgtgctacatgccctgtccatctcaaacgtctggatttaatgttcctaattatgtcaggtgaagaatacattgcgtgcagctctgcgttgtgtaactttctccattctcctgtaacttcatcccgcttagccccaaatattttccttagcaccttattctcaaacactctgaacctatgttcctctctcagagtgagagtccaagtttcacaaccatacagaacaaccggtaatataactggtttataaattctaactttcagatttttggacagcagactggatgataagagcttctcaaccgaataataacacgcatttcccatatttattctgcgtttaatttcctcccgagtgtcatttatatttgttactgttgctccatgatatttgaatttttccacctcttcgaaggataaatctccaatttttatatttccatttcgtacatttgtcttttcgggatttacttccaaaccgatcgctttacttgcttcaagtaaaattgccgtgttttccctaatcgtttgtgtattttctcctaacatattcacgtcatccgcatagacaagaagctgatgtaacccgttcaattccaaaccctgcctgttatcctgaactttcctaatggcatattctagagcgaagttaaaaagtaaaggtgatagtgcatctccctgctttagcccgcaatgaattggaaaagcatcagatagaaactgacctatacggactctgctgtatgtttcactgagacacattttaattaatcgaactagtttcttgggaataccaaattcaataagaatatcatataatacttccctcttaaccgagtcataagcctttttgaaatctatgaataacatcacttatttataaaaatatggttacttcgaaatattcattattgcagatttatgaaaccatcgctgctctattacgtacgACAAGATTCCAATgttcaccgctaggagcactcaTTTACAGCATTGTCGTCATTACATATCCAATGCTCTAGTATATGACCTcatttttttccacctctttctcTCCTTAACATATTATTCTTCATCTCACGCTCACCCTGCATTAGTTTTCCTTCTCTCTACAGCCTATTCTCGCCTCTTCCTCTCCTCCCTGATTCTGTTCTGTTCATTCTACTCAACCTCTTACATTTTTATCCTTATCCATTTacactatggtctgtccaaaacaacttccgacctgacaaatggcgcctttagcatgttaccatggcaaccattcaaatcaaccaatcacaagagaggcgtaaccatggtaacggtacggtgttgccgtgtctatgtttacaagttgcacgtgaataccacggcctagaGGTGAATACAGTGCTCGGAATGACTTTgtgttggctggttagcgcgtgaattaaaaatattatttagttgtatcatTGGTCTAGTGTACCGGTATCGATAATTATTCTGTTtcaattatattacacgtattatcttcgttgtcattggtgagTGTATGGCTAATGTGTGTTTTCTaatttctgcgagagtttctaaacagatGATTTGTGCAATGTCGGGAGGAAGGAAAGGCaagcggagaacaaagaatattgtacaaggtgccTCGTTAAAGggtcaagcgcgagagatggtggGGAAtgttaagagagtattttgagagggaaaaagataatggcggggctcttttacctttggcgcaagtcgtaatgagaaccgctgcttgtgttaaaattagtaAGAGcgctgttatcgatattggaaaagaaaaaggccgtgcaggtttttaatcataaataattttacagtttacagttttttgaacgcctttctaacaatattacattgaagaataccgacactcacAAAAGTAGACGTTTCGTATTAAATTTGAAcgtgtttttacagtttacagtcctttcgacgcttttctaactacattgaagaataccggtactactactactactactactagtagtagtagtagtagtagtagtaattataataataataataataataataataataataatgtgacagcgacgtgagaatcgaactcacgaccagcgtcccgcaagaaagcagatcgcacgggctccacggaacattgggtgacgtcgcgcggtggagagaagggagagagggtgtattacgtcacgcgacgagtctgcgcgcgcagctgctacgcagtggatgtggaacgaccttcccgattattccagacgtctgtcgatgtagagatattgagataattctctacacacctgtagaaggttctcgcaactatgattttgctataaaagagcaggcgccagcgaactagagagtcttcagagttttcagttactccgtcagtgagtaagccagagcaagcaagccagagttcgactcgagtgtgcgtccgcatctgcgtcagcatccgaaggcctgagttcgagtgcagtggaccgcagttggagggacctgagttcgagtgcagtggaccgcagttggagggacccgagttcgagtacagtgaactgtctctgaaggtctgtggttcgagatactgtgaactcgagtgactgagatagaagaactgtgaactgagaactggtagttctgatttgtaaatagtgctttgtaaatattagttcagattaacagttcattgttgtgcgtaataatccaagtaaactgtcattgtcgtcggtggagtgctataacgaatactgtgttgagtgaagatccaattgttgccgagagcgtttaaggcgaattgtagaaagtaattattgttgtgaggaataaattacattgttgtaactaataaaattcacattggtgtcagaaccgggatattatcgacaatggagaacctacagctgatcctgcaagccatagcagaactgaaaaacgacttaagtgcagtaaaagcagaaatgaaagacgacatgaacgacatgaacaagcacatcagtgaggttaagaacgacataagtgatgtgaaaacggagatgaaaaacgacataagtgaagtgaagggcgacataagtgaagtgaaaacggagatgaaaagtgacataagcgaagtgaaagatgacgtcactacacaaatcgaaagtgtttcggcccacgtagatggaattgtcgccattgtgaaagacgaacttaaggccgatctggataaattaaaccagaattttacaactataaacgagacagtagccgagttgagacaggaggtagaccatttcgacggaaaaatccgcgatctcgagcgtcgtcaagagcagacgagtgaggtgatggaccgacatgctgaagaaaacaagcacattctcgcgttggtggatcgccaggctagagaacataaacagatagttgccgaggaggttcgacgggccatgcaagaagcggccacagagttgaggactccatatagtgcccctgcggaaccatcggcttcagccagacatcacaacgtcaagacgccgaagttcgacggtacgacatcttgggcgatattccgtcgccagttcgaggccatcgcagagcacaatgggtggacgccagcagagaaaactactcagctgctggccgcgcttcagggacaggcgtcggagattcttcacagcgttccagaaggtgggacagccgctgagataatggcggccttggagggacgttatggtgaccatcaacttgctgcagcatttaggacccaactaaaaacgagggtccaacagtcaggcgagtccctgcaagaattcgcgatggcggtggaacaactggcccataaggcgctcaggggcctacctaatgacttcatcgctggagaggcggcctacaccttcggcagcggagttcgagacccggaaataaagcaacagctactcctggcagagcatcgcaccatcaatgcagctctggcggcggccctcaggatggaggcagccaagttgacggcgaacgtctcggcatcgcaccggattaggagcgtcgcggcggccgacgtcgaggaacgtcaaccgaaatcacccgagcgacgaagacgaggagtgcccacctgctggtcctgcggcgagcctggacacctgaggagggactgtgaccgatctggtcacaaacaggaaaactaaaaggggccgatgcgatgaggggcacgtcggcgccgtcatcaccatcccctcggctgatcttgaagacggttaacagaagatgcgacgatgggctgattgctgacggatggataagaggccgcccatgcagagtactggtagacaccggggcgtcgctcactatcgccagaccggaagtcgtgcgtggactacctgggaggacgccgctgcgccggtatgagctacgtactgcctcaggcgagaacctgcccatccaaaaggaggttttcctggatctgacattgggaaagaggagactggagatgtgggtgttcgtcgccaacatcactgaagacgtcatcctgggactcgacgccatgcggatcttcgatgcaacggtggacgtcaggcgccgtatcctgcgttttggtcaggatgaagtgttcctgagggacgtcgaagaccaacccatggccagcagactcaccctggagaatcatgtgacaatcccggcaggctgcgagatggtggtgacggcaagactggacggacaacctaagagaaacctgctcctcgattcgcaaacaactccgatagatggggtttatgtggccagatccctactcccgaatcagaaggtggtaccggtgagggtcctgaatgtcaccaatcgggacaaggaggtgcctagtggaactgtactaggtagcgtcgagccggtggtgtctgtgacgtcgctggcagaaaacaaggagtgtcaccgaccacatccagatctagacccatcactgaaagagctggctcgagaattggcggagaatttaaacaaaagagaaagaagacaagtccacgatctactgacagaatttcaagacgtgttcagtctgtctgaaaacgactacgggagaacggagaaagttcagcaccgcatcgacaccggaaatgctcgcccaatcagacaacctcctcgacgcgtccctctagctaaacagagggagattgacaaccaactggagggcatgaaagcaagagggatcatcgaggaatccgacagcccttggtcatcacctgtagtgctggtgaagaagaagaatggggacctgcgtttctgcgtggactacagaagactgaatgacgtcactaagaaggactgctttccgcttccacgaattgacgacaccttggacactctggccggagcagagtggttctcgacattggatctcaagtcaggatactggcaggtggcgctacatcctgaggacaaggagaaaacggcattctctacaggccagggactatggcagttcaccgttatgccgttcggcctctgcaacgccccggctacattccagagactaatggagtccgtaatgagaggcctgacatacgacacctgtttgctgtaccttgatgacgtcatcgtggtgggcaagactttcggcgaacagctgttgaacctgaggaaagtgttcgaaagactgcgacaagccagactgaagttgaacccgaagaaatgtcatctattccagaagaaggtcaactacttgggacacgtagtagggaccaacggagtggccacggacccggagaagctacaagccgtcagaggatggccgagaccgagggacaagcaggagctgcgccgctttctcggcctctgcacttattacagaaggttcgtagctgggtacgccaacatcgctaagcctctaacccagctgaccgaggagaaacgacaattccagtggacagacgaggcggagtcatccttccagtcgctgaaagaggcgctctgcactgctcctgtactgggatatcccatccctggaaggaagttcacgctcgacacggacgctagcaacgtaggcatcggcggagtactctctcaggaacaggacgggcaagagagggtgattgcctacttcagccgaacactatccaaggctgagagaaactactgtgtgacgcgtagagaacttcttgccattgtggaagccctgaagcacttccacaaatatttgtatggccaggaattccatctgaggacagaccattctgcactcacctggctattgggcttcaagaatctggaggggcagaccgcccgttgggttcaacgtctgcaggagtacaacttcacctctgaacaccgacaagggaagaaacattccaacgctgatgccctgtcacgacgtccgtgcccggatggctgcaaacactgcctgaaagtagaagagcgggatggcgcccacgcagtcagagcaattgccgcccagccgagcccaggatgggataacgccgccataaggagggagcagctggaggacccaaccattggacagctactgcgtgatgtggagtccggccagagaccagtatgggccgatatcgccaaccgtagcaccacttacaagagctactgggcccagtgggaatccttcactgtcaaggacggtatcctgaagaggatttgggagtcggccgatggaaggacccgcatagaacaacttgtcctgcccaggagcaaggtgaaggaagtgctggaggagactcatgctggagtgactggaggccacctgggagccaacaggacgctggacaagttaaggcagaggttctattggttgcatcagaggaccgacacggaacaatggtgccgaagatgcgacacctgtgcagccagtcgcggaccaaggacccgcagcaggggagccatgcagcagtacaacgtgggagctccttttgagaggatcgccatcgacgttgctggaccgttcccggtcacggatcgcgggaaccgctacctgctagtcgccatggattacttcacaaaatggccagaggtgtacgcgattcccaaccaagaggcttcgacggtggccgacgcgctgcttgacaacttcatctgccgattcggggtgccccgggaattgcatagcgatcaggggcgcaacttcgaatccaacctgatgggagaattgttcgagcgtctgggggtgcataaaaccaggaccactcccctccacccacagtccgatggtatggtggaacgctacatcaaaaccttggaagagcatctgcggaaggtggtgtccaaccatcaacgagactgggatgccagagtcccactgttcctcttggcctacagagcttcggtccacgatacaacagggatgacaccggcaaacatggtcttcgggagagagctgcgcctgccctgtgatctgctgtttggcacgccacccagcgccggccagccagcgactgactatgtggcagaactcaccgagaagttgaatggaattcaccaactggccagagagcacctcaagatggccagcgacaggatgaaggtgcg harbors:
- the LOC138700956 gene encoding farnesol dehydrogenase-like; protein product: MERWSGRVAVVTGASSGIGAAIAQELVKKGLKVVGLARRVERVQELANTLKSASGKLYPLKCDVTKEEEVKEAFQWVKANLGGVHILVNNAGVASDNTLSDGPVEKWRKILDLNVLALSMCTKEALQSMKEKGVDDGHIVHINSVAGHSVGDRLQMYSASKHAVTALTEGLRRELVNQKSKIRVTSVSPGAVTTEIAQASELAPEFKEMIKTIPHLESEDVADAVLYVLGVPPHVQIHELMIKPVGEAF